A stretch of DNA from Halioglobus japonicus:
GGACAGAATCCCGCCTGAATACGATGGCATACAGGTAAACTCCTGCAAGAATCCCAGGTGCAAGAACTTTGGTGTACCAGCAGAAAACTCAAGATCTGATCCTAACTATCGCGTAAGTGGGAGCAAACGCCCGGTTCGTGAGAATTTCGAGCTAACCGGAGCGGGTTCAGCAAAGTCGGCAAGGGTCATTATCTGCAAATCCTGCAATGAATCTATTCCCCTAAAAAACAATCAGGCAATTGTCGAAACTATACATTCACTATCATGGTCGCCTGACAATCACTACTGCCCAAATATTGAGTGCAGCAACAATATCTCTAAGGTCGGCTTGAATGGCAGCACTGGTGCGTATGTAAAGCGGGGCCGTACAGAAACAGGCTCTCAGCGATGGAAGTGCAAAGGCTGTGGCAAAACTTTCGTTGTGCAGCGAGCCCGCTACCCTGCAACTCATGGGCGGAAATCCCACAAATATGTGGAATCAATTCTCCACCTATTGAATGGTCTTGAGATTAATCGCATTCAAGAGACTACAGAATTATCCCCTCCCGTCATTTATCACAATATGGAGCGGGCGTACAAAGCCTGCCTTCGCTTTAACAGAGAACGGGAAGCCAATTTCAAGCAACGATCTGGTCGCCATGAGGAACTATTTCTTTGTACTGATCGACAAGCCTATTTGATCAACTGGGACAAGCGAGAAGACAAACGTAACATAGCATTTCGTTCAACGATTAGTGCCGACTGTAGTAGCGGTTACGTCTTCCCAATCCATCTATCCTATGACCCCCGCGCTGATCGAGACTTTATTCATATCGAGTCATGGAAGCGGGGTGATCAAGACTACACAATGGCATTGCGTAGATATTCTCAATATTGGCTGGATGATGACTATCAATCACATGATACAAACGCTCGGTCACCTCTTGAGGCATATTCTCCGGACGCCCTGCAAAGGTTACGGGCAAGATATGAAGATGCTGATCAGAGGGACGATGTCGAACTCCCAAGTGATCAGTTGTCACTTGAGAGCATGCTGCCCCGCAAAGGCATGCAGTTCAGGGAAGACTATGTCCTGTACGCACACTTTCAGATCATTCGCTCTCTGCTGAGTGAGTCTGAAAAGGTCCACTTCTTTACTGAACAGGAGTCTGGGATACGAGCCGCCTACATGTCTTCCTTTGGCGATATGGTACGAAATGGGGACAGTGATCTCTTCTATGTGGCAATTAAAGATGGCGCCACTAGAGATGAGAGGGAAGAAGCGACACGAATTGGCCGTCGTGCAATAAGATCAGCTCAGGGGCAGCTTGGCCGAGTAACTGAGCTCGAGGCCACTTGGTATCTTGTGGAACAGACGATGAACGCCCACCTTCGAGGAGAAGGAAAGTGGAAGGATCGATGGGCGCTTTATCCAGTGCCTACCCGGGGAGAGGTGCAGAAAAGGTTTTCTCACATGACGTCAATGGAGGATGAAGACATACACGAGAAAGCTAGAGTCGCCGCGCATTGTTCGATGCTCAAGGTGGACAACTTCATGCAGTTTGCAAGAAGACGATCATCAATGCTGGAACGACCAATTTCATCCCCAGCAGGTGCAGGTAGAAAGTGGTATGGGAAGTCTCCATATAATCCCTATCGACCAGTACAGTTGCTGGAAATTCTGCGAACCTACTTCAACTACTCCCCGATCAACAATAATAATAAGAGGGAAACACCAGCGATGAAAATTGGATTGGCTGATGGGCCGGTTGATCTGCGCAAGATTTTATTGCCATGACAAACAAGAATGGGAGTATCATGTCAATGTCCGCTTTCGTCCACAAAGCTGACATCCGCTCCCCTCAGTCAATTCAGAGAAAAAACACCCGTGAAACCACTTCTTCCCTTTATTCTTGCTGCACTTAGCCTGCTTGTTGGATGTGCTACGACTGTCAACACACCTGTACTCAGCTCACAAGGTACTCTGCCTGAAGATGTGGCTATTGTTATCACGACACACGGGCGTGTTGATACCAGCCTATTCGATAATTTGCCGTTTGTAAGTTATGAAGTGGCGCACATTGATCCTGTTCATGGGCTTGTCTCTGACGAATTTTTGAAGGCCGAAGATGTTCGCTTAGCCGGGGCAACGGGAGATATGGGGACAGGAAAATATGGTTTCCTGCACATGTTTGAGCTTAAAGAAGGGAAATACTACCTGATTGGTCGAAGAGGTAGAGGGTACGATTCGCTCGTGCCTGCTGGTCCAGTCTATGTTTACAGCTACAGCAGTAACGCAGAAACCGATATTCTGATGGAAGTCGAAATTAAAGGCGGCGCAATAAACTACCTTGGTGAGATTCTTCTAACAGGAGAACCACTATCTAATGAAAACGTAACCATCGAAGACTTGTGGGATCGAGATCGAGCAACGGCCGAGAAGATGAATCCCAGCATTGCTGGCCTTCCAGTTCATCGAGTAACGCCTGCGATGATTGATACACTTCCCCAAGATGGTGTGGAGTAGTTAGAACGGCAGCTCCTGGCCCCATAGCTGCCATTCGAAAGTTTGATCTGCGAAAGAACGGATATCGACCACTAACGAACGTCAGATGCAGTTAGCGTTGCATTTAAGGCCCATAGAAAGATCGGGATTAATGACACTGTGAGACCTGAAGTTTTTCGAATAACTGATGACTCGGGCGATCCGGTAAGGGGGAGGATAGTTTGGTCGCCTTTGAAGTCACTCTGGATTAATTCTTGTTTGGTTTCGTTTCTAGTGGCCGCTCCATTAGCTACCACGTATGGGGCAGTGCTTGTCTTTCTTGTTTCGACTTATGCCACCCTTCTCATTGGACATTCAGTTGGAATGCATCGAAAGCTCATACACCGCTCATTTGATTGTCCTAAGTGGCTTGAGAGATTGCTGGTTTACTTGGGCGTGCTGGTTGGGATGGCCGGCCCTATCGGTCTAGTTCTAATTCATGATACTCGCGACTGGGCACAACGGATGCCTCATTGTCATCCATTCTTCTCTCATCGCAGCCCGCTTTGGCTGGACGCACTTTGGCAACTAAATTGCAGGTTTGAATTCCAGAACACTCCCGAGATCCAAATAGAGGCAGAGATTTTAGAGGACAGGTGGTACCAGTTTCTTGAGAGCACCTGGATCTTACAGCAAGTGCCAGTTGCCCTATTACTTTTTCTTGTGGGCGGTTGGCCATGGGTGGTCTGGGGCGTTTTCGGCCGGGTCTTCGTCAGCGTATCTGGACACTGGATAGTCACCTACCTTACACATAATCCAGGACCGGGAAATTACCTGGTGCCCGATGCTGGGGTGCAAGCTTCTAATCTGACTGGTTATGGATTGATCACGTTTGGTGAATGCTGGCACAACAATCACCACGCTTTTCCTGAATCGGCGAGAATCGGCTTGCAGCCAAATGAATATGACCCCGGATGGGAAGTCATTAGACTACTCAAATCTCTCGGGCTCGTTTGGAACATTGGTTTACCAAGAGGAGAGAAGTCGCGGGAAGATCTTTTACTCGTAGATTTCATCAAATAGGCGATGATGGTCCGTGTCCGCTTTTGGCCCCAAAGCTGCCGGTGATACAGCTAGATTCTTTGCCTATAAATTATTTCATGATATAAAAAAGGCCCAGCATCATTTCCGATGCTGGGCCTTGTTTGTCCGACTAAGCTTAGGCACGCCATATCCAGAGATATTTAATGCCTAGGGCAATGCCCGGGCTTTTTGCTATCTGGTGTTGCTGTTTTCAGCTCACGGCGTAGAACAGCTGCTCTTCGCGTTCTGCCAGGTCGTTCAGTGATTCCTGGACGATCTCCTTGGCCATGATGCCGCACTTGCCGCACTGGCTGGCTACGCCGAGGTTGCGATTGACTTCACGCAGTGAACTGGCGCCGTCTTGAACCGCAGCGCGGATCTGGGTGTCGGTGATTCCTTTACAGAGGCAGACGTACATGGTGCTGAATTAACTCGTACTGGCTTGGTGTGGCTAAGATGATGCTTACGTTAATAATAACGAGAATGATTGTCAACAACATTCTCGCCTCTATCGCCAGTCAGCCGCAGCATCCGGCGAATACCCCAGTAAGAACAAGGGTTTAACAATGGGGTGGACGTTGGCAATAGTTATTTTCTATATGTCTGATGCGTATAATCAAATTGCGCCGCCCCTCAGCCTGTGTATTATTCACACCCGACCTGCGAGGCAGAGCCTCGCGTTATCTGTGACCCCCAATATTGGAGTAAGAGCAAATGGGCGTACTAGTTGGCAAACCTGCACCTGATTTTGATGTAGCCGCGGTTCTGGGCAATGGCGAGATCGTTGATTCCTACAAGCGTTCCGAGGCCATGGCTGGCAAGTACGGCCTGGTATTCTTCTACCCCCTGGACTTCACCTTTGTATGCCCCTCTGAGCTGATCGCTCTGGAACACCGCATGGAGAAATTCCGCGAGCTGGGCGTTGAAGTGGTTGCTGTGTCCATCGACTCACAGTTCACCCACAACGCATGGCGTAACACCGACATCAACGCCGGTGGTATTGGCGCGGTCACCTACACCATGGCTGCCGACGTTCGTCACGACATCTGCCGTGCCTACGACGTTGAAGCCGAGGGCGGTGTTGCCTTCCGTGGCGCATTCCTGATCGACAAGGAAGGCACTGTCCGCTCCCAGCTGGTGAACGACCTGCCTCTGGGCCGTAACGTCGACGAACTGATTCGTCTGGTTGAAGCACTGCAGTTCCACGAAGAGCACGGTGAAGTGTGCCCGGCTGGCTGGAGCAAAGGCGACAAGGGTATGGACGCCTCTCCCGATGGCGTTGCTGCCTACCTGTCTGAGAACTCCGAAGAGCTGTAAGTTCGCTTACACCCTCAGACAAAAAAGCCCGGGCATGTCCCGGGCTTTTTTGTGTCGTTTTGTTTTTACGAGAATGGGTGGAACCCATGAAATGCTAGACATGAAGTTGATAGTTTGACTATCGTCGACACTAACTGATGCTTGTGAGTTTAGGGGAGCCGTATTGGGCCGATGGTGCTGCGCTCTCGAGTTCTATGCATAACTCAACCGCCTCAGTGCTTTTCTTGCTATAGGAAAAATAAATGAAGCGAGTATCGTTGTTCGTCGTATTTTTATCGTCGACTCTTCAGGCCAGTGCTCAGGAGGGGCTGATCTGGGGCGCCGGCACGTGGGGTGCCAGTGCCTGGGGTGTGGGTTCTGCGACTGAAGCACAAGCTATCCCCTCACTACCTGAAGAGGGCGTTATCGCCCTCATTGTTATCGTTGCGGCGCTACCGCTGCTCTATCGGTTGGTTGGAAAGCGGAAAAAGCGCTAGCTGATAAATCACTAATATCATGTTCACTTCCCTACAATCGCTATAAACACAGGAACCCACATGAGAATTCACTTATCCTTGAAGGAAATAAGCTCAACTGTCCAAGCCGGCAGACGATATTCGCTAGCAATAATGAGTAGCCTTGTGAAATCCCTCGCAATCTCCTCTGTAGGCCTGACGAGTACGACTTATGCTTCCGGTGTAAGTGTTCCTAACACTTTTAGCAATGGCACCGTCGCAGACGCTGATCAGGTTAATGAGAATTTTCAGTCACTGAGTGATGCCATCAACGCGTTGCCAGCCGGCCCAGAAGGACCCGCCGGTGCCCAAGGTCCTGCTGGCCCAGCGGGCCCTCCCGGTCCTCAGGGCGCCGCAGGTCCGCAAGGTCCCGCGGGCATTACTCTGGTGGCGGATGTCGGTCTGGAGATAGCATCGCTTGATCCAGGCAATCCAGACGTAAAAACCATACGTTTTACTTCGATTCCTTCAACCGCTCTTCCCTCCCTTGATAATATGCAGCCCTCCCTGGTGCTGAGCTGCTCTGTCGCCTTGCAGGGTCTATTTCCCAGCCGCTCCTTTGGCAACGAAGTTTTTATAGGCGGGATCTTCTTCCACGGGTATAACTTTGACCCACGTGGATACGCTGCCTGTGATGGTCAGCTCTTGTCCATCGCCTCATACGGCGCGCTGTTTGCACTTTACGGCACCACTTACGGTGGCGACGGTAGAACAGCTTTTGGATTACCCGATATGCGCGGTCGTACCGTGGTGGGTGAGGGTGCGGGGGCTGGTCTTACCTCTCGGCAGTTGGGGGTAAAATTGGGCTCAGAGCTAGTCAGAGAAGCCTTATAAGTTCAGTGATTCTGCTGTAAATAGCGGCATACTCGTCTCATCGAGACTGTCATCACCGCCTACGTCTTCAAATGCTCAACGTTTTCAGCCCGCACTCGTTTGTCAGTACTGCTTCGGTACTCATGCTTATAATTGTTGGCATGGTGGTGTCTATTTCCACTGCAGCGGAGCCTCGAAGCAGGCCTGTTGTTAGTGATTGTCGATGATGCACTGGTGACGGACCTGGACTTGTTTCGGGGCATGCTATGGAGCAATACCCTGGAGGTACCCAATAACGGACTCGATGATGATCACAACGGTCGGGTAGATGATGTTATAGGTTGGGATATCTCTGATCAGGATGAAGATGTCCGGCCTCCAGTACAGCGACTGGCGGATTATCCTCATGGCACCTATATGGCTGCGCACATTGCCCAGAGGATTCGGGCCCACTTCGGGGAGATGGACGATTACCCGATTAAACTACTGTTTATCAAGTCTATCGCTGATACAGCTACAAACCTGAATATGGCGGATGGTTATCTGGGTCTAGAAACGGCCGTGAGCTATAAGCCTGACGTCGTCAACCTTAGCTGGAGTGGTGGCATTGCAAGCCGAGAGGCCAGGGACGCCCTGGTCCAGGCCAGAACTGAGGATATCTTTGTAGTCGGTGCTGTGGGCAATTTCCCCCAGTCGGATCCAGCTTTTCCGGCCTCACACCCGGCGGTTTTTGCGGTCGCCGGTATAGATTCAAACGGACACCTCTATCGCAGCAACTATGGAGATGAAGTGGATATTGCCGCTCCCTCGGCCGGCTACCCTGAAGCTCTGTTAGCTGAAAATTCCCCCGGGGATATCGATGGAGTTTCCAACGCTACCGCGCTGGTGACAGCGACGGTAGCTTTGATGAAGTACACCAACCCATCATTGAGTAACCGACAGATCCAGTTGTGCCTTAAAGCAACGGCCTCACCGCTGGATTCCAGAAACCCAAACTATCCGGGCCTTCTCGGCGCGGGTGCGCTCGACAGTCAGGCTGCGATCAACTGCGCCAAGACCAGGGGGTGGTACGCGTTTGACAGGCTCGAATCACCTGAAGGGGCGATTGGCTACGCAAACAGGCGCGGTGCGGGAGCTAAAATACGCCACTGGACGATATCGCCTCAAAGGGACTACGCGGGCCTCACCCTCACGCCATTCGTTCAGGGAGAGCCCAAAGGTTCTGCGCTGAGTATCGTCGACAGCCATTCAGGAGATACGATTTGGCGGGGCAGCTTTCAGCGCTTCCCTATGAAATCAAGACCGAGCACGCTGCCATCAGCATTGAGCTGGAGGTGAAATCAAATAAGGCATTCGAC
This window harbors:
- a CDS encoding acyl-CoA desaturase; this encodes MLVFLVSTYATLLIGHSVGMHRKLIHRSFDCPKWLERLLVYLGVLVGMAGPIGLVLIHDTRDWAQRMPHCHPFFSHRSPLWLDALWQLNCRFEFQNTPEIQIEAEILEDRWYQFLESTWILQQVPVALLLFLVGGWPWVVWGVFGRVFVSVSGHWIVTYLTHNPGPGNYLVPDAGVQASNLTGYGLITFGECWHNNHHAFPESARIGLQPNEYDPGWEVIRLLKSLGLVWNIGLPRGEKSREDLLLVDFIK
- a CDS encoding bacterioferritin-associated ferredoxin, translated to MYVCLCKGITDTQIRAAVQDGASSLREVNRNLGVASQCGKCGIMAKEIVQESLNDLAEREEQLFYAVS
- a CDS encoding phage tail protein, coding for MRIHLSLKEISSTVQAGRRYSLAIMSSLVKSLAISSVGLTSTTYASGVSVPNTFSNGTVADADQVNENFQSLSDAINALPAGPEGPAGAQGPAGPAGPPGPQGAAGPQGPAGITLVADVGLEIASLDPGNPDVKTIRFTSIPSTALPSLDNMQPSLVLSCSVALQGLFPSRSFGNEVFIGGIFFHGYNFDPRGYAACDGQLLSIASYGALFALYGTTYGGDGRTAFGLPDMRGRTVVGEGAGAGLTSRQLGVKLGSELVREAL
- a CDS encoding S8 family serine peptidase, whose product is MIVDDALVTDLDLFRGMLWSNTLEVPNNGLDDDHNGRVDDVIGWDISDQDEDVRPPVQRLADYPHGTYMAAHIAQRIRAHFGEMDDYPIKLLFIKSIADTATNLNMADGYLGLETAVSYKPDVVNLSWSGGIASREARDALVQARTEDIFVVGAVGNFPQSDPAFPASHPAVFAVAGIDSNGHLYRSNYGDEVDIAAPSAGYPEALLAENSPGDIDGVSNATALVTATVALMKYTNPSLSNRQIQLCLKATASPLDSRNPNYPGLLGAGALDSQAAINCAKTRGWYAFDRLESPEGAIGYANRRGAGAKIRHWTISPQRDYAGLTLTPFVQGEPKGSALSIVDSHSGDTIWRGSFQRFPMKSRPSTLPSALSWR
- a CDS encoding peroxiredoxin, with product MGVLVGKPAPDFDVAAVLGNGEIVDSYKRSEAMAGKYGLVFFYPLDFTFVCPSELIALEHRMEKFRELGVEVVAVSIDSQFTHNAWRNTDINAGGIGAVTYTMAADVRHDICRAYDVEAEGGVAFRGAFLIDKEGTVRSQLVNDLPLGRNVDELIRLVEALQFHEEHGEVCPAGWSKGDKGMDASPDGVAAYLSENSEEL